From Deinococcus aquaticus, one genomic window encodes:
- a CDS encoding LacI family DNA-binding transcriptional regulator: MASIQDVAQLAQVSTATASRALSRPDMVAQSTRERVLSAAQQLGYQPNVLARSLRQGETRTIGVVVTDILNPFHATLAKGIQDAADRHGYVAFLFNSDEEPAKERRALETLRGHLPQGLILVPTSGAREHLKAMPDLPVVELDRVTGNPDATTVTTDNAGGGAAATRHLIELGHTRIGMIVGQQDISTATQRHDAYRAALEAAGLTYDPALVLSGNHREDDGYRAAMHLLSLPADRRPTALFVGNNEMTVGAVLAARALNLHIPADLSIVGFDDSRWAQTMTPPLTVVAQPAYDLGVQACEQLIALLGRTRTKSAARVQLPTTLIIRHSTGPPGQPRANASSRDPARPATSSHPPVPPSAGPPRA, encoded by the coding sequence ATGGCCAGTATTCAGGATGTCGCCCAGCTCGCCCAGGTTTCCACGGCCACCGCCTCCCGCGCGCTGAGCCGCCCCGACATGGTTGCCCAGTCCACCCGCGAACGCGTGCTGAGCGCCGCGCAGCAGCTCGGGTACCAGCCGAACGTGCTGGCCCGTAGCCTGCGCCAGGGCGAGACCCGCACCATCGGCGTGGTCGTCACGGACATCCTGAACCCCTTCCACGCCACGCTCGCCAAGGGCATTCAGGACGCCGCCGACCGGCACGGTTACGTGGCCTTCCTGTTCAACAGCGACGAGGAACCCGCCAAGGAACGCCGCGCCCTGGAAACCCTGCGCGGCCACCTGCCCCAGGGCCTGATCCTGGTCCCCACCAGCGGAGCGCGCGAGCACCTGAAAGCCATGCCGGACCTGCCGGTCGTGGAACTCGACCGCGTGACCGGCAACCCGGACGCCACCACCGTCACCACCGACAACGCAGGCGGCGGCGCGGCCGCCACCCGGCACCTGATCGAATTGGGGCACACCCGCATCGGCATGATCGTGGGCCAGCAGGACATCAGCACCGCCACGCAACGCCACGACGCCTACCGCGCCGCGCTGGAAGCCGCTGGACTGACCTACGACCCGGCCCTGGTCCTGTCCGGCAACCACCGCGAGGACGACGGGTACCGCGCCGCCATGCACCTGCTGAGCCTCCCGGCCGACCGCCGCCCCACCGCGCTGTTCGTGGGGAACAACGAGATGACCGTGGGCGCCGTCCTGGCCGCCCGCGCCCTGAACCTGCACATCCCGGCCGACCTGAGCATCGTGGGCTTCGACGATTCCCGCTGGGCGCAGACCATGACCCCCCCCCTGACCGTCGTGGCGCAGCCCGCCTACGACCTGGGCGTGCAGGCCTGCGAGCAACTGATCGCCCTACTGGGCCGCACCCGCACGAAGTCAGCGGCCCGAGTCCAGCTGCCCACCACCCTGATCATCCGTCACTCCACCGGGCCTCCGGGCCAGCCCAGGGCCAATGCGTCCAGCCGTGATCCAGCCCGCCCCGCCACCTCCAGTCACCCGCCCGTTCCTCCCTCTGCCGGTCCACCCCGCGCCTAG
- a CDS encoding sugar ABC transporter substrate-binding protein, with product MRHAKLIAATAVLASAAAFTISTVQAQSSAQPVIGLITKTETNPFFVKMKEGAQKEATRLGAKLLTAAGKADGDNAGQVAAIENMVAAGAKTILITPSDSKAIVPAITKARAAGVMVIALDSPTEPASGVDALFATNNYQAGILIGQWAKKAMGNKKAVIAALDLFPGHPVGIARHNGFLAGFGVKGITASTKDIVNTGVACAQDSFGDQTKGQTAMENCLQKNPDINVVYTINEPAAAGAYQALKAAGREKDVLIVSVDGGCAGIRNVEAGVIGATSQQYPLKMASMGVAAGVNYAKTGKKVSGYTDTGVTLITNKAAAGVKSQNGKFGLANCWGQ from the coding sequence ATGCGCCACGCCAAACTGATCGCCGCCACCGCCGTCCTCGCCAGCGCCGCCGCCTTTACCATCAGCACCGTGCAGGCCCAGAGCAGCGCGCAACCCGTGATCGGCCTGATCACCAAGACCGAAACCAACCCCTTCTTCGTGAAGATGAAAGAGGGCGCGCAGAAGGAAGCCACCCGCCTGGGCGCCAAGCTGCTGACCGCCGCCGGGAAAGCCGACGGTGACAACGCCGGGCAGGTCGCCGCCATCGAGAACATGGTCGCCGCCGGCGCCAAGACCATCCTGATCACCCCCAGCGACTCCAAGGCCATCGTGCCCGCCATCACCAAGGCCCGCGCCGCCGGCGTGATGGTCATCGCGCTCGACAGCCCCACCGAACCTGCCAGCGGCGTCGACGCGCTGTTCGCCACCAACAACTACCAGGCGGGCATCCTGATCGGCCAGTGGGCCAAGAAAGCCATGGGTAACAAGAAAGCCGTGATCGCCGCGCTCGACCTGTTCCCCGGTCACCCGGTCGGCATCGCCCGCCACAACGGCTTCCTGGCCGGCTTCGGCGTCAAGGGCATCACGGCCAGCACCAAGGACATCGTGAACACCGGCGTGGCCTGCGCGCAGGACTCCTTCGGCGACCAGACCAAGGGCCAGACTGCCATGGAAAACTGTCTGCAGAAGAACCCGGACATCAACGTGGTGTACACCATCAACGAACCCGCCGCCGCCGGAGCCTACCAGGCCCTGAAAGCCGCCGGGCGCGAGAAGGACGTGCTGATCGTCTCGGTCGACGGTGGCTGCGCCGGCATCCGCAACGTCGAGGCGGGCGTGATCGGCGCGACCAGCCAGCAGTACCCCCTGAAGATGGCCAGCATGGGCGTCGCCGCCGGCGTGAACTACGCCAAGACCGGCAAGAAGGTCAGCGGCTACACCGACACCGGCGTCACCCTGATCACCAACAAGGCCGCCGCGGGCGTCAAGAGCCAGAACGGCAAGTTCGGCCTCGCCAACTGCTGGGGTCAGTAA
- a CDS encoding ABC transporter permease, which yields MTPPTAPPTAAPAARTGLKLPNLSTLGPLIALLVACIFFATQSDRFLTLGTFSLILQQASFIGVIAIAQTLIILTAGIDLSCGMIMALASMVIGKLAVEQGVPIPLAILAGFAVGAFVGWLNGLLITKWKLPPFIVTLGMYSIVFAAVKIYSKATSVPMPADGLTFLAQRFTVFGTPFTYGSLLMVALFFATWLYLNFTAPGRHIYALGNNPEAVRLSGIPQNRLLLSVYTFAGVLYGVAALLLLERIGGASPEAGTTENLESITAVVIGGTSLFGGRGNVMGTLIGVLIVGVFRSGLTFMGLDSVYQNLITGILIILAVATDQFSRRKS from the coding sequence ATGACGCCACCCACTGCGCCACCCACCGCCGCGCCCGCCGCCCGCACCGGACTGAAACTCCCGAACCTCAGCACGCTGGGCCCCCTGATCGCCCTGCTGGTCGCCTGCATCTTCTTTGCCACGCAGTCCGACCGCTTCCTCACGCTGGGCACCTTCTCCCTGATCCTGCAGCAGGCGTCGTTCATCGGCGTGATCGCCATCGCGCAGACCCTGATCATCCTGACCGCCGGCATCGACCTGAGCTGCGGCATGATCATGGCACTGGCCAGCATGGTGATCGGCAAACTGGCCGTCGAGCAGGGCGTGCCCATTCCGCTGGCGATCCTGGCGGGCTTCGCGGTCGGCGCGTTCGTCGGCTGGCTGAACGGCCTGCTGATCACGAAATGGAAACTCCCGCCGTTCATCGTGACGCTCGGCATGTACTCCATCGTGTTTGCCGCCGTGAAGATCTACTCGAAGGCCACCAGCGTCCCCATGCCCGCCGACGGCCTGACCTTCCTCGCGCAGCGCTTCACGGTGTTCGGCACGCCGTTCACGTACGGCAGCCTGCTGATGGTCGCGCTGTTCTTCGCCACGTGGCTGTACCTGAACTTCACTGCGCCGGGCCGGCACATCTACGCGCTGGGCAACAACCCCGAAGCGGTGCGCCTGAGCGGCATTCCCCAGAACCGCCTGCTGCTCAGCGTGTACACCTTCGCCGGCGTGCTGTACGGCGTGGCGGCCCTGCTGCTGCTCGAACGCATCGGCGGCGCGTCCCCCGAGGCCGGCACCACCGAGAACCTGGAGAGCATCACGGCCGTCGTGATCGGCGGCACCAGCCTGTTCGGCGGGCGCGGCAACGTGATGGGTACCCTGATCGGCGTGCTGATTGTCGGCGTGTTCCGCTCGGGCCTGACCTTCATGGGCCTGGACAGCGTGTACCAGAACCTGATCACCGGCATCCTGATCATCCTGGCGGTCGCCACCGACCAGTTCTCCCGGAGGAAGTCATGA
- a CDS encoding ATP-binding cassette domain-containing protein, with amino-acid sequence MTAATMPVPTPAHTPAPLVMQARGLIKRYGHVTAINGADFELRPGEIMAVIGDNGAGKSSLIKALSGAVIPDEGEILLDGKPVHFRTPSDARREGIETVYQDLAVAPAMTIAENLFLGRELYVRGPLGSLLKVIDRKRMLTEATQHMQGLQFAIKSMNQPVETLSGGQRQGVAVARAAAFARHVVIMDEPTAALGVREGNMVLDLIRQVRDKGLPVILISHNMPHVFEIADRIHVHRMGKRAALLNPRKISMADTVSVMTGALAAEDLSADVLAH; translated from the coding sequence ATGACCGCTGCGACCATGCCCGTTCCCACCCCCGCCCATACCCCGGCGCCGCTGGTCATGCAGGCGCGCGGCCTGATCAAACGCTACGGGCACGTGACCGCCATCAACGGCGCGGACTTCGAACTGCGGCCCGGCGAGATCATGGCCGTCATCGGCGACAACGGCGCGGGCAAGAGCAGCCTGATCAAGGCGCTGTCCGGCGCGGTCATTCCCGACGAGGGCGAGATCCTGCTGGACGGCAAGCCCGTGCACTTCCGCACGCCCAGCGACGCCCGCCGCGAAGGCATCGAGACCGTGTACCAGGACCTCGCGGTGGCGCCCGCCATGACCATCGCCGAGAACCTGTTCCTGGGCCGCGAACTGTACGTGCGGGGGCCGCTGGGCAGTCTGCTGAAAGTCATTGACCGCAAGCGCATGCTGACCGAGGCCACGCAGCACATGCAGGGCCTGCAGTTCGCCATCAAGAGCATGAACCAGCCGGTCGAGACGCTCTCCGGCGGGCAGCGGCAGGGCGTCGCCGTGGCCCGCGCCGCCGCCTTCGCCCGGCACGTGGTCATCATGGACGAACCCACCGCCGCGCTCGGCGTGCGCGAGGGCAACATGGTCCTCGACCTGATCCGGCAGGTGCGGGACAAGGGCCTGCCCGTCATCCTGATCAGCCACAACATGCCGCACGTGTTCGAGATCGCCGACCGCATTCACGTGCACCGCATGGGCAAGCGCGCGGCGCTGCTGAACCCCAGGAAGATCAGCATGGCCGACACCGTCTCGGTCATGACCGGAGCCCTGGCCGCCGAGGACCTCAGCGCCGATGTCCTGGCCCACTGA
- a CDS encoding xylulokinase, translated as MSWPTEPPPAAHPARPADQPDVVLALDLGTGSLKAALITAGGDTLRRAAHPYPAHSPQPGWSESHPQDWWAAAREAARAVLRGTDPAHVQAVTLSGQMHGVTLTAPTGEALRPAVLWSDTRSAPQLTAYHALPEPLLRHLRNPPVTGFAGPTLLWLAAQEPATLAAARWALQPKDWLRLHLTGEAATDPSDASGTLLFDPQRQDWHTELLDRLGLPAALLPPIRPSGSVAGFLRETPARDLGLPPGLPVMTGAADTAAALHAADLTPGEAQLTVGTGAQLALSRADLPEPHGALHAFRDATQGWYLLAAVQNAGNVLEWVRRTLRLSWPDMYLGAQQADGDPAPLFLPYLTGDRTPHLDPHARAGWLGLSADHDPGHLAYAAFEGVALSIAQAAELLNLPRAQPLRLAGGGTLDPWWQQLLSDALNRPLHVTNVPDASLRGAARLAWTGLGVPWTAPAPTVTATLTPNAQRIPSARRAGFRSAYHVLKYSG; from the coding sequence ATGTCCTGGCCCACTGAACCCCCACCCGCCGCCCACCCCGCCCGTCCGGCCGACCAGCCGGACGTCGTGCTGGCCCTGGACCTCGGCACCGGCAGCCTGAAAGCGGCGCTGATCACGGCGGGCGGCGACACCCTGCGCCGCGCCGCGCACCCCTACCCGGCCCACAGTCCACAGCCCGGCTGGTCCGAAAGCCACCCGCAGGACTGGTGGGCGGCCGCGCGGGAAGCGGCGCGGGCCGTCCTGCGCGGCACCGACCCGGCGCACGTGCAGGCCGTGACCCTCAGCGGCCAGATGCACGGCGTGACCCTGACTGCTCCCACCGGCGAGGCCCTGCGCCCCGCCGTGCTGTGGTCCGACACGCGCAGCGCCCCGCAACTCACGGCGTACCACGCGCTGCCAGAGCCGTTGCTGCGCCACCTGCGCAACCCGCCCGTCACGGGATTCGCCGGCCCCACCCTGCTGTGGCTGGCCGCGCAGGAACCCGCCACCCTGGCAGCCGCCCGCTGGGCGCTGCAACCCAAGGACTGGCTGCGCCTGCACCTGACCGGCGAGGCCGCCACCGACCCCTCGGACGCCTCGGGCACGCTGCTGTTCGACCCGCAGCGGCAGGACTGGCACACCGAACTGCTGGACCGCCTGGGCCTCCCGGCCGCGCTGCTGCCCCCCATCCGGCCGTCCGGCAGCGTCGCCGGATTTCTGCGTGAGACGCCCGCCCGCGACCTGGGGCTCCCGCCGGGCCTGCCTGTCATGACCGGCGCGGCCGACACCGCCGCCGCCCTGCACGCCGCCGACCTCACCCCCGGTGAGGCGCAACTGACCGTCGGGACCGGCGCGCAACTCGCGCTGAGCCGCGCCGACCTGCCCGAACCGCACGGCGCGCTGCACGCCTTCCGGGACGCCACGCAGGGCTGGTACCTGCTGGCCGCCGTGCAGAACGCCGGCAACGTGCTGGAATGGGTGCGCCGCACCCTGCGCCTCTCCTGGCCGGACATGTACCTCGGCGCGCAGCAGGCCGACGGGGACCCCGCCCCGCTGTTCCTGCCGTACCTGACCGGCGACCGCACCCCCCACCTGGACCCCCATGCCCGCGCCGGCTGGCTGGGCCTGAGCGCCGACCATGACCCCGGCCACCTCGCCTACGCCGCCTTCGAGGGCGTGGCCCTGTCCATCGCGCAGGCCGCCGAACTGCTGAACCTGCCCCGGGCGCAGCCCCTGCGCCTTGCCGGGGGCGGCACCCTGGACCCCTGGTGGCAGCAACTGCTCTCCGACGCCCTGAACCGCCCGCTGCACGTCACGAACGTCCCCGACGCCTCGCTGCGCGGCGCGGCCCGCCTCGCCTGGACCGGCCTGGGCGTTCCCTGGACGGCCCCCGCTCCCACCGTCACCGCCACTCTGACCCCCAACGCGCAGCGCATCCCGTCCGCCCGCCGCGCCGGATTCCGCAGCGCGTACCACGTCCTGAAATACAGCGGGTAG
- the odhB gene encoding 2-oxoglutarate dehydrogenase complex dihydrolipoyllysine-residue succinyltransferase codes for MADIKVPVFSESVSEGTLLTWHKKPGDAVKRGEVLAEIETDKVVLEVTALQDGVLTSIAKQEGDTVLSEETLGVVGDAGSAPAPETAVPAEAPAAAATPAGAPAAAAPADAARREDLSPAVRKVVLENNLNPAQIPATGPKGNITKADAMGAVGQQAPASTPAAPAPAASVPAGARPEQRVPMTRIRQRISERLKDVQNTAAILTTFNEVNMQPAMDLRKKYQDQFVNKHGVKLGFMSLFVRAATEALRAFPVVNASVEGKDIIYHGFYDIGIAVASERGLVVPVLRDTEQMSLAGIEKAIGGFAQKAKAGKLTLEDMSGGTFSITNGGTFGSMMSTPIINAPQSAILGMHNIIERPIAQNGQVVIAPMMYIALSYDHRIIDGKEAVQFLVTIKNLLEDPARMLLEL; via the coding sequence ATGGCGGACATCAAAGTTCCTGTTTTTTCCGAGTCTGTCAGCGAGGGTACGCTGCTGACATGGCACAAGAAGCCCGGCGACGCGGTCAAGCGCGGCGAGGTCCTGGCTGAAATCGAGACTGACAAGGTCGTGCTGGAAGTCACGGCGTTGCAGGACGGCGTGCTGACCAGCATCGCCAAGCAGGAGGGCGACACGGTCCTCAGCGAGGAAACGCTGGGCGTCGTGGGGGACGCGGGCAGCGCCCCGGCCCCCGAAACCGCGGTCCCCGCAGAGGCCCCGGCTGCTGCGGCCACGCCCGCCGGGGCTCCCGCTGCTGCCGCTCCGGCAGACGCGGCCCGCCGTGAGGACCTGTCCCCGGCGGTGCGCAAGGTGGTCCTGGAGAACAACCTGAACCCCGCGCAGATTCCCGCGACCGGCCCGAAAGGCAACATCACCAAGGCCGACGCCATGGGCGCCGTGGGCCAGCAGGCTCCGGCCAGCACCCCGGCCGCGCCCGCCCCGGCGGCCAGCGTTCCGGCCGGCGCGCGCCCCGAACAGCGCGTCCCCATGACCCGGATCCGCCAGCGCATCAGCGAGCGCCTGAAGGACGTGCAGAACACCGCCGCGATCCTCACGACCTTCAACGAAGTGAACATGCAGCCCGCCATGGACCTGCGCAAGAAGTACCAGGATCAGTTCGTGAACAAGCACGGCGTGAAACTGGGCTTCATGAGCCTGTTCGTGCGCGCCGCCACCGAGGCCCTCAGGGCCTTCCCGGTCGTGAACGCCAGCGTGGAAGGCAAGGACATCATCTACCACGGCTTCTACGACATCGGCATCGCGGTCGCCAGTGAGCGCGGACTGGTCGTGCCGGTCCTGCGGGACACCGAACAGATGAGCCTCGCCGGGATCGAGAAGGCCATCGGCGGCTTCGCGCAGAAAGCCAAGGCCGGGAAACTGACCCTGGAAGACATGAGCGGCGGCACGTTCAGCATCACGAACGGCGGCACCTTCGGGTCCATGATGAGCACGCCCATCATCAACGCCCCGCAGAGCGCCATCCTGGGCATGCACAACATCATCGAGCGGCCTATCGCGCAGAACGGGCAGGTCGTCATCGCGCCCATGATGTACATCGCCCTGTCGTACGATCACCGCATCATCGACGGGAAGGAAGCCGTGCAGTTCCTCGTGACAATCAAGAACCTGCTGGAAGACCCGGCGCGGATGCTGCTGGAACTGTAA
- a CDS encoding 2-oxoglutarate dehydrogenase E1 component, giving the protein MTQSQTIMSGGNAAFIEGLYEAYLADPQSVDPEWRSYFDELRGGAQETPHSAIQQAFYELGTQRRGGAVVPAPQGVSGAQQAAGALITAYRVYGHISARTNPLTIRGLPVVPELTPEYYGLSAADLSEQVHDGPFSGPLRDVIAQLHETYCGTIGFEFSYLPATERAWFQGRIEENRGRGVYSAEERRRFMYKLNAAEGLELYLKNKYPGVKRFGLEGGESFITLLDRVIQQAGVQGVKEVVIGMAHRGRLNTLVNIFGKPASVLFDEFDGKKKLSDNPDVAGDVKYHMGYSSDVRTPGGAMHLALAFNPSHLEIVAPVVHGSVRARQDRRGDESRRSVLPITVHGDAAVSGQGVVMETLNLSRLRGFATGGAVRIVINNQVGFTISDPRDTRSSRYCTDVAKIANAPVLHVNGDDPEAVAFCGDLALAYRQEFGKDVFVDLICFRRNGHNEGDEPRMTQPIMYREIDKHPGTRSLYAASLEKAGVLKSGEGDQMVEQYRDRLDRAEPVVTEMENLAQSKLAVDWSGYTDTQWQDEVPTAVSREKLEALGAQLAEVPAEFKVHRTIERTVIGPRRAMAKGEQPLDWGMGEMLAYASLLDEGYGVRLVGQDSGRGTFVHRHAVLHDQNGQDPMNEEYMALGHLRDGQGKVEVIDSTLSEEAVMAFEYGYSTSEPNALIAWEAQFGDFANGAQTVIDQFIAAGESKWQRLSGLTLLLPHGYEGAGPEHSSARLERYLQLCAQKNMQVVVPSSAAQIFHLLRRQVLRPYRKPLIVMTPKSLLRNKLAMSPLSELAEGRFQEVIGDAEVTGARRVVISSGKLHWELSEARRADEQGHEGVALVRLEQLYPFPAEALAAELARHPGAQVVWAQEEPENQGAWLMIWEDLEKLLTDGQTLTHSSRARSASTAAGYASVHAKEQARVIADALGEKLNREVVEDQKELAEVAKQQG; this is encoded by the coding sequence ATGACGCAGTCGCAGACGATCATGTCAGGCGGGAACGCAGCCTTTATCGAGGGTTTGTACGAGGCGTACCTGGCCGACCCGCAGAGTGTGGATCCCGAGTGGCGTTCCTACTTCGATGAACTTCGTGGAGGCGCGCAGGAAACGCCTCATTCAGCCATTCAGCAGGCGTTCTACGAGCTGGGCACGCAGCGCCGGGGCGGCGCGGTCGTTCCGGCGCCGCAGGGTGTCAGTGGGGCGCAGCAGGCGGCGGGAGCGCTGATCACGGCGTACCGCGTGTACGGGCACATCAGTGCGCGCACCAACCCGCTGACCATCCGTGGCCTGCCGGTCGTGCCGGAACTGACGCCCGAGTACTACGGGCTGTCGGCCGCTGACCTGAGCGAGCAGGTGCACGACGGGCCGTTCAGCGGACCGCTGCGGGACGTGATCGCGCAGCTGCACGAAACGTACTGCGGGACCATCGGGTTCGAGTTCAGTTACCTGCCCGCCACGGAACGCGCGTGGTTCCAGGGGCGCATCGAGGAGAACCGGGGCCGGGGCGTGTACTCCGCCGAAGAGCGCCGGCGGTTCATGTACAAACTGAACGCCGCCGAGGGCCTCGAACTGTACCTGAAGAACAAGTACCCGGGCGTCAAGCGGTTTGGTCTGGAAGGCGGCGAGAGCTTCATCACGCTCCTCGACCGCGTGATTCAGCAGGCGGGCGTGCAGGGCGTGAAGGAAGTCGTGATTGGCATGGCCCACCGTGGCCGCCTGAACACCCTGGTGAACATCTTCGGGAAGCCCGCCAGTGTGCTGTTCGACGAGTTCGACGGCAAGAAGAAACTCAGCGACAACCCGGACGTGGCCGGCGACGTGAAGTACCACATGGGGTACTCCAGTGACGTGCGCACGCCGGGCGGCGCCATGCACCTGGCGCTGGCGTTCAACCCCAGCCACCTGGAGATCGTGGCTCCCGTCGTGCACGGCAGTGTCCGCGCCCGCCAGGACCGCCGGGGTGACGAGTCGCGCCGCAGCGTGCTGCCCATCACCGTGCACGGCGACGCCGCCGTGAGCGGGCAGGGCGTGGTCATGGAGACCCTGAACCTGTCGCGCCTGCGTGGCTTCGCGACCGGCGGTGCCGTGCGCATCGTGATCAACAACCAGGTGGGCTTCACGATCAGCGACCCGCGCGACACCCGCAGCAGCCGCTACTGCACCGACGTGGCCAAGATCGCCAACGCGCCCGTGCTGCACGTGAACGGTGACGATCCCGAGGCCGTGGCGTTCTGCGGTGATCTGGCGCTGGCGTACCGGCAGGAGTTCGGCAAGGACGTGTTCGTCGACCTGATCTGCTTCCGCCGCAACGGGCACAACGAGGGCGACGAGCCGCGCATGACGCAGCCCATCATGTACCGCGAGATCGACAAGCACCCGGGCACGCGGTCGCTGTACGCCGCCAGCCTAGAGAAGGCGGGCGTGCTCAAGTCGGGCGAGGGCGATCAGATGGTCGAGCAGTACCGCGACCGCCTGGACCGCGCCGAGCCGGTCGTGACCGAGATGGAGAACCTCGCGCAGAGCAAGCTGGCCGTGGACTGGTCCGGGTACACCGACACCCAGTGGCAGGACGAGGTGCCGACCGCCGTGTCCCGCGAGAAACTGGAGGCGCTGGGCGCGCAGCTGGCCGAGGTGCCCGCAGAGTTCAAGGTGCACCGCACCATCGAGCGCACGGTCATCGGGCCGCGCCGGGCGATGGCGAAGGGTGAGCAGCCGCTCGACTGGGGCATGGGCGAGATGCTGGCCTACGCGAGCCTGCTGGATGAGGGGTACGGCGTGCGGCTGGTCGGTCAGGACAGCGGGCGCGGGACCTTCGTGCACCGTCACGCCGTGCTGCACGACCAGAACGGTCAGGACCCCATGAACGAGGAGTACATGGCGCTGGGGCACCTGCGTGACGGGCAGGGCAAGGTGGAAGTCATCGACTCGACGCTGTCCGAGGAGGCCGTCATGGCCTTCGAGTACGGGTACTCGACCAGTGAACCGAACGCCCTGATCGCCTGGGAAGCGCAGTTCGGTGACTTCGCCAACGGCGCGCAGACCGTCATCGATCAGTTCATCGCGGCCGGTGAGAGCAAGTGGCAGCGCCTGAGCGGCCTGACCCTGCTGCTCCCGCACGGGTACGAGGGCGCGGGGCCCGAGCACAGCAGCGCCCGCCTGGAGCGGTACCTGCAGCTGTGCGCGCAGAAGAACATGCAGGTCGTGGTGCCCAGCAGCGCCGCGCAGATCTTCCACCTGCTGCGCCGTCAGGTGCTGCGCCCGTACCGCAAGCCGCTGATCGTCATGACGCCCAAGAGCCTGCTGCGCAACAAGCTGGCCATGAGCCCCCTGTCGGAACTGGCCGAGGGCCGCTTCCAGGAGGTCATCGGGGACGCCGAGGTGACCGGCGCGCGCCGCGTGGTCATCAGCAGCGGCAAACTGCACTGGGAACTCAGCGAGGCCCGACGCGCCGACGAGCAGGGGCACGAGGGGGTCGCGCTGGTCCGCCTGGAGCAGCTGTACCCCTTCCCGGCCGAGGCGCTGGCCGCCGAACTGGCCCGCCACCCCGGCGCGCAGGTCGTGTGGGCACAGGAAGAACCCGAGAACCAGGGCGCGTGGCTGATGATCTGGGAAGACCTGGAGAAACTCCTGACGGACGGGCAGACGCTCACGCACTCCAGCCGCGCCCGCAGCGCCAGCACGGCCGCCGGGTACGCCAGCGTGCACGCCAAGGAGCAGGCCCGGGTCATCGCCGATGCGCTGGGTGAGAAACTGAACCGTGAAGTGGTCGAGGATCAGAAGGAACTGGCCGAAGTCGCCAAGCAGCAGGGCTGA